The Pseudomonas sp. MM223 genome segment GATGTGCTGGTCTGGCGGCGACTTCTCCGGCCTGGGGCGCCTGTGCGTGCAGGAGTACGTCCCATGATCTCGCCGGCCAACACTCCAGACCTCACGCAGGCCGAGGTGCAGCAGCTTATTAATGATGCGATGGCCGCTGGCTCGCCGATGACCACGATCAACCAGGCCGTAGTCGAGGGCCAGACCGTCACCATCCCGAACACCAACAACGACATCACGCTGAACCTGGAGACCGGTGGCGCATCGCTGAACGCCGTAACCATCAACCTGCCGGGCAACAGCGATGGCCGTGTCGGCCAGCGGGTGTTCGTCAACGCCGACGGCCAGATCGCACTGGCCCATTTCCAGTCCGCAATTGCCGTCAACGGCGCCGACTACATGTTCAACCCTGGCGACAACTGCGTGTTCTACCGGAACAAGCCCGCCATTCTTTCGAGGATTACCGCATGAAGCGTTTCTTCCTGGCGCTGGCGCTCCTGCCAGCCCTGGCCCTTGGGGCGGCCAACGACATCGTTACCAACCAGCGCAATGGCACGGATACCAGCAGTATCCCGCGCACGGTGGCCAAGCCGCCTGGGACGCAGGACGGCATTATGGGCTTCAATGGCGCGACCGTGCTTCCGGTGCACTGGACCATCGGCCAGGGGCTGAGCATCAGCAGCGGCGCGTTGGTGTCTCTACCCCAGGCATGGGCGGATATCACCGGTAAACCGACCTTTGCCACGGTTGCCACCACCGGAGCTTATGCAGATCTGACCGGAAAGCCTGCGCTTTTTAGCGGAAACTATGCGGATCTGGCTGGCATTCCTGCGACTTTCCCGCCATCAGCTCATATACAGGCCTGGTCGACCATCACGGCAACGCCCACCACGCTGGGCGGCTACGGGATCACGGACGGGGTTACCCAGTCGGCGTTGACCACCATGCTTGGCAGCTACGCCACCACGGCCGCGGTTACGGCCGGCCTGGCTACCAAGTTCAATACCCCGGCCGGAACTACGACCCAATACGTGCGTGGCGACGGCAGCCTCGCAACCTTCCCGGCAATCCCGGGCGGTACCGTGACCAGCATCACCGCCGGCACCGGCCTGTCGGGCGGCACCATCACCACCAGCGGCACGATCAGCATGCCGAACACCGGCACGGCGGGCAGTTATGCCAACGTCACCACGGACGCCCAGGGCAGGGTGACCGCCGGCACCAACCGCAGCCAGTCGGCCGCCACCCGAGCGCTGAACACGGCCTTCCAGATCAGCACCACTCGCGACGCCTGGGTCAGCTACAGCGTGCAGATCACCGTCACCGCCTCGATCTCCGGCGGGCAGAACGGTGACGTGATCCTTGAAATCGCCAGCGACAGCGGGTTCACCGCCAACGTGCAGACCCTGGCTATCAGCGGCCTTGGCCAGACCTACACGCTTGCCATTGCGCTCCAGGGCGTGCAGCCGCAAACCGGCGTAATCACCGGCTATGTTCCGGCCGGGTACTACACCAGGCTGCGAACAGTGAACAACACCGGTACACCGGTGTTCAGCTACCGCGCCGGCCAAGAAGTACTGCAGTGAAAAAGCAAAAGCCCCTGGCGCTCGCAACGCCAAGGGCTTTTTTGTTCAGCCCCATGCACTGCACATGAGGAAGACCCGATGAAGTTTACCTAACCACGCCGAAATCCCCCACAGAGAACCCCGCCAAGTGCGGGGTTTTCGCATTCTGGAGCATTGAAAATTGACCGTCTCGACCACTGATAGCGTTATTGAATACGTATCCGGCGGCCCGGCGTTCCCGATCCCGTACCGGTTCCTGCAGAACTCCGATATTGAGGCTGTGCTGGTAAAGCAAGATGGCACGTCCGAGACTCTGGCGCTCGGCACGCAGTACACGCTGACCGGGGCGGGGACTCAAAGCGGAGGAACCCTGACCTCAGCATACGCAGCTGGCTTTCTTGCCACAGTAGGCGCAAGCCTGACCATATCTCGCGTGATGGCAGCCACCCAGCCAACCGACTTGCGCAACCAGGGGCGGTTCCTGGCGGAAACCCATGAGACGGTGCTTGATCGGCTGACGATGCTGATCCAGCAGGGCTTTTCAATACTGGGCCGGGCCCTGCTGCGACCGATAGGCAAGAACTACTACGACGCACATGGCCGGCAGATCAAGAAACTGGCCGACCCAACCGACACCCAAGATGCTGCAACCATGGGTTGGACAGACCAGTTCGTCGCAAATCTGATCGCGAAAGTAACAGGTCCGATCAATAACGCAGAAAACGTGTTCTATCGGTACCCGAACGGATCTACTCATGTTGTCCAGGATCTTGCGGAAACTGATGGTGTGTCTGGTATCGGCGCGCCATTCGGCACCGTGGCAGATTACATCTCACGTCGCCGACCAGTTAGCACTTTTGGGGTGATTGGAGATGGTGTCGCAGATGACTCCGATGCCATTGAGGATGCGCTTCTATCGGGAGTTCCGTTTAAATCAGGGCCAGGAATCATAAGAATCACTCGTAGGATTTCTGGGCTAGTCCCGGGGCAATTGAATTGGGTTAGCGATGGAACCATCATCCTCAACGGCTCTACGTCAGAAACACCAGCGTGCATCGATCTAGAGGTTCTTCCAGGCTTTAATCATCGTATTGAAGGCGTCCTTCAGATCGATGGAAATCTTCTGTCTTCCGTCGGAATCCGTATATGGAACAAGTCCGCGATTGGATTTCCCCTTGGATACGCGACCCTCTACGCCGCCGATGTACAGGTTAAGAATATCCGTCGAGGCTTTGTGACTTCGGCTAACGGCGACGGGATCATCGTTCGTGGCGGCTTCACAAGCGTGATCCTCGATCGCCCAGTCGTGAGTAACGTTCGGCTGGCGGCTGGCGCTGGCATCCTTGGCAGTGTGGGGGCCTGCGGCATCACTGTATTCGGTATCAATACCGGCTTCCCGATCGTAACCATCCTCAACGACCCGCAGATCGATACGATCTTGAGCGAGGATCCTGCCTATAACGCCGATCAGGACGGATGCAGAATCTTCGGGCCATGGGATACAGCTGGCGCGAAGACTAACTCTGTATTCATTATCAATGGCGGTAGTTTCCGTGATTGCTGGGGCAGAAGCGTCAAGTCGCAGGCTGAGACTTGCGTGATCAAAGGTACCAACTTCTCGTCGTTCTCTGGACCAACCTCTGGTCGCAACAGCGAGATCGACTGCCAGGTCGGCGGCGGCATGATCAGCGACATCACCGTTTACCTGTCAGGCGCCAACACAACCCCGAACGAGATCGTTTCGTTCCAGCCTAGCCCGACCTTCGAATCGTTCGCAGGCAAGCTCAACGGATGCCAGGTGACTACCACCCATCCACTGACTGCCGTCGTGTCGACGTTCCCGCGGGCCAAGACCCAGCACAAGATCACCGTTCGCGATGTCGATGTTATCGGTCCGCTTGTGCGCCTGGTTGAGTTCCGCGTGTGGATGGACAAAACCACGCTTCTTCTGGACGGTTGCACCGTCAACAACCTGACCGGCCAGCTGGTGCGCGTTACCGCCAGTGGCGCAGGCGGGGCACCGTTCGTTGGCAAGGTCACGATCAAGAACGCAACCAACATCGGACCTGCTGCCCCCCTGGTGACCGACAAGGTTGCCGGCCTGGCTGCCAACTCCATCGTCAGCACTCAGGATGTCGACGGCTTCACCCTGCCAGCACAGCAAGCCGAATCCGCTGCGAATCTGGGCGGTGCGACCCGCGTCAATTCCCTTACCGGCATTGACTCCTCCAGCGGCTCACTTGAGCCAATGTCCAAGAATATCGCTGCTGGCGCCACGGTCACATTCCCGATCAGGGGCTTCAACAACTCGGCCGCGCCGTGGTCAGCATCGGCGCAGGCAACTTGGCCCACGGCTTGGTCGCAATTTCCTCAGCTGGGGTTGTGAATCTTACGGCGGGCGCTACCGATATCGTCACCGGAACTACCACTGAGCCTGTGACGGGCAACTACCGGCTTTGGATTTCTGGAGGACTTCTGCAGGTTAAGAACAATACAGCGACCGCTAGACAGTGCACGCTGTTCTACATGGGCTGAAGATCGTTGGTGCTTGGCGCCATGGCAAAGTTCTATAGCTTGATGGACAGAGGAGCATCATGGGACAGAGGATGTCCCTGTACTGTTGGATCCCGATAGAAACCCCGGCAATGCCATACCGGAGTGCTACCTTTTTCCTGCCCAAAAAATAGCCACTTATGTGGCTATCCCGCTCCCCTTGCTTAATTTTTGCTACAGCAAAAACATGGCATGCCTATAAGACCCGGAAATACTGGGTCTTCAAGATTAATCGACACGATCCATCATGGGTGCGACAGAAAACCGGCGGGCCGGTTCCGCACGTTGATTTACAGCGGATTCTTGGGGCATGTGGGGCACGTATCTGATACCCGGCTCGGTCTTCCGGCGCCGGGTGGATTTGGGGAATTGGCATAGTCTACCAACTTGGCCCGCTATGCGTCTGGGCCAGTGATGGTTGGCTTCTCCCGCTACCAATGGCCCCGCCTACTTCAGCGGCACATAAATATCCGTTTCCCATTGCTCCAGCGGCGTTTCCGGGTACACGCTCAGGTATTGGAAGAACAACGGATGGTCGCGCAGCTCTTCATTGCTCGACGGCAGCCAGTCCCGGTATAGCGGATAAATGGTTTCGCCAATATAGTCAGGCGAGCCACTGTGCCGAATCACGGCACAACGCCCCGCCGGTATAACCCGTTCATGCACGCCGAATTCATTGGGCTGCACCGCCTCGTCCATTTCGCCACAAACGGCGAAGCGAAAGGCGTCGGGCGGGGTGGTGTCGGGGTTGTCGTAGGGGATGCCGAACGTGCGGCTGCTGGCGACCGGCGACTGGCCGCTGTTTATGCGCCATTGGCGAAAACGCGCGACGCTTTCACCGACCAGGCTGGGCGGCCCTCGGTGTTCGAGCGCGGCTACGCGGGTTTCGGCGAAATCCACGATACGGATTTGCATGGTGATACTCCTGGAAAGGTGTGGAACAACGAATACCGCACTCCAGGCCTGCCAGTTCGGCGCCTTGGCAAACACGCTCGGCGCCATGCCGAAGGCACGCTTGAACGCCCTGGAAAAGGCTTCGGGGCTTTCGAAACCGGCCCCGTATGCGGCTTCCAGTACGGGCGTTGCGGGGGAGGCGACCAATTGGTGCGCCGCGCGTCGAAGCCTCATCAGTTGCACATACCGTGAAACCGGAACGCCCATGTATGCCGTGAACTGCCGATGGAAGTGAAATGCCGAGAAGTTGGCGATGCGGCTCAAGGCATTCACCGACAGGTCACCTTCGAGGTGGCTGTCGATGTAGGCAAGCACGGCTTCGAACCGTTTTGCATAGGTAGGGCTGGGCTGTGAGTCAGTCAACGAACGGAACCTCCGGAAGGTGCGGTGAGCGCTAGCATCCGTTGTTCAGGCATCGTGGTGCCTAGCCGTGATTGCTCTGTTGCGGTTTGGAATCTTAACGTTCAGCGTGGCTGCAGTGTGCGTACCACGGGGCAGCAGAATCGAGATGAACATGCTTCTGCTTCTTGGGCAGGAACGGTGTATCAAGCGTGCCCAACGCTATCGAAACCCAGTCGGCAAACTCACCTTGGGCGCGTGACCAGAACAAGGTCGAGCCGCACTCAACGCAGAACTCCCGCACCACCGTCTGCGAAGACGCATAGGCCTTGATACTGGTGGCGCCGCGAAGAATGCGCAGCATGCTGCGCGGAACGCTGCCGTAAGACGCAAATGCTGCTCCGTGCCCTTTGCGGCACTGGTTGCAATGGCAGTGGCTCACAGCCTTTGGCGGGGTAAGCAGCAGGTAACTGACCGCTGCGCACAAGCAGCTTCCTTGGTATGCCTCTTTCACTGGCGCTTCCGTGCAGGTGGAAAACGCCAGCGTAACCGCCCGGGCCTGATCAGTCGACCGTCGCACGCCTGCTTCGGCGTCAGCACAATATCGATTACGGGCATGCAAAATTATTTTTGTGCCGGTGCATCCAGAACGGCTCTCGATGGGTAGTTCTTATCAGGCAGTCGGTGATTGCCTGACCCATGACCCCCACGGAGTTCGCCCCATGATCATCAAGCCCGCTTTCTCCCTGCTTGCCGCCTGCCTCGTACTCGCGTCTGCACCCGCCCATGCCCAGTCGGGCGTCCCGGACGCAGTCAAGGTACCCGACGGCCACGCCATCATGTTGGAAACCGTCGGTGTCGGTGAGATCACCTACGAATGCCGCGACAAGGCCAGTGCGCCAGGCCAGACGGAGTGGTTCTTCGTCGGCCCCAAGGCGTTGCTCAATGATCGCAGCGGCAAACCTGTAGGTGACTATTTTGGCCCTCCGGCCACCTGGCAGGCCAAGGACGGTTCGAAAGTGACCGGCACCCAGCTTGCCGTCGCCCCGGCGGCCAAAGGCGATATTCCGTATCAGCTGGTCAAAGCCAACCCCGCCGAGGGCAAGGGCGCGATGCAAGGGGTCAGCTACATCCAGCGCCTGGCGACGCGCGGTGGCGTAGCGCCTTCGGTGGACTGCACGGCGCAGAGCAAAGGCGCGCAGCAAGTAGTCAAGTACCAGGCGGACTACGTGTTCTGGTCAGCCAAGTGACGAGGGCTTGAGCGGCACGCCAGCGATTGATCATCTACGCTGCTGGACGTGCCCTAGGCCGGTAAGGCTGGGCACCGTCCAGGTTTCATGATGAAGGAACGACCCCATATTGAATTCGCCCGTTGTTTTATTTGATTTCGAGGGCTGTCTTGCCGCTTGTGCCCAAGGAGACCGCCGCGCCTTGCAGGCGCTCTACGAGCATGAGGGGGCACGTTTGCTGGGCGTCGCACGGCGCATCGCGCGCGACCAGGCGAGCGCGGAGGACATCGTTCACGATGCCTTTGTACGTATCTGGACACGTGCTGCCAGCTATGACCCATCGCGCGGTTCAGCCCGGGGCTGGGTCTACAGCATTACCCGTCACCTGGCGCTGAACTTCGTGCGTGACGGCCGCTGGGAAACCGACCTGGACGAGACAGGCATGATCGCGGCTGTAACCCTGGCCCCGGAGCTGGACGACCTGCAACTGTGGTCAGGCTCGGCGAAAATCTATCGCTGCCTTGAGCAACTGCAACCCGCTCCCCAGCGTTGCATCCTGCATGCGTATGTGGACGGTTGCAGCAATGCCGAAATCGCAACCCTGCTGGGGGCGCCGTTGGGCACCGTGAAGGCATGGATCAAGCGAAGCCTGAAGGCCCTGCGGGAGTGCATGACATGAAGCGTACCCCAGGTGATGACAGCGCCGAGGACTTGGACGACCTGGCAGCCGAGTACGTGCTGGGTACCTTGAGTGGCGAGCAGCGTGCTGCCCTGCAGGACCGGTTGAAAACGGAGCCGGCCGTACGCGCCGCAGTGGATGCCTGGGAGGCGCGCCTGCTCGAACTGACCACGCAGGCTGAACCCGTCACGCCAAGCCGCCGCTTGTGGGGCCGGATCGAGCGCAGCCTTGAAGAGGCTCACCCGTCCGGGCATCCACGCGCTGGCTGGTGGCAGCGGCTTGGACTCTGGCAGGGCTTGAGCGCTGCGGGGTTGGCCGCGAGCTTGCTTCTGGCCTTGGCGCTGTTGACCAAGGCACCGCCTGTAACCACCTACATGGTGGTGCTGGTAGCGCCGTCAGGCCAGGCCCCGGGGTGGGTAGTGCAGGCCAACGATGCGAGCATGATCGAACTGATCCCGCTTGGCGTGGACGATGTGCCCGAAGGCATGACCTTGCAGTTCTGGACCAAGGGGGAGCAGTGGCGCGCACCTGTTTCGCTGGGGTTGGTCAAGCCGGGCGAACAGTACCGCGTGCCGCTGAGGCGCTTGCCTGCGCTTGAGCCTAATCAGCTGTTCGAGCTGACCCTTGAGAAAGCGGGCGGCTCCCCGACCGGTGCGCCAACGGGCCCGGTGAAGTTCATTGGCCGCGCGGTGAAAGTCATATGAGCCCCCGTGGCTGCTTTCGTGCACAAGCGGCTTGACCCTGAAGTGGCTACAACCCTCACGCTGGTAGCCAGTTTCTCTCTACCAGGTATTCATCATGGACAACCGTATTCCTCCGCCGCTGGTCGCTACCCTGTTCGGCCTGTTGGCGTGGTTCGCAGCTCGA includes the following:
- the rob gene encoding Right origin-binding protein (*Name rob) codes for the protein MTDSQPSPTYAKRFEAVLAYIDSHLEGDLSVNALSRIANFSAFHFHRQFTAYMGVPVSRYVQLMRLRRAAHQLVASPATPVLEAAYGAGFESPEAFSRAFKRAFGMAPSVFAKAPNWQAWSAVFVVPHLSRSITMQIRIVDFAETRVAALEHRGPPSLVGESVARFRQWRINSGQSPVASSRTFGIPYDNPDTTPPDAFRFAVCGEMDEAVQPNEFGVHERVIPAGRCAVIRHSGSPDYIGETIYPLYRDWLPSSNEELRDHPLFFQYLSVYPETPLEQWETDIYVPLK
- the sigK gene encoding ECF RNA polymerase sigma factor SigK (*Name sigK), which gives rise to MQALYEHEGARLLGVARRIARDQASAEDIVHDAFVRIWTRAASYDPSRGSARGWVYSITRHLALNFVRDGRWETDLDETGMIAAVTLAPELDDLQLWSGSAKIYRCLEQLQPAPQRCILHAYVDGCSNAEIATLLGAPLGTVKAWIKRSLKALRECMT